Proteins found in one Micromonospora sp. WMMD1082 genomic segment:
- a CDS encoding GAP family protein produces the protein MTFLTLLPLAVVMVAGTQLVAAVFFASSDRPRAASLGYLAGAAIVVCGGTTVAWLAVRLFKISFGGGDRAAVERWIDWFVLALLAVLAVVVFLRRHTGPPAWMGRLQHAGPGYALKVGLLLFLAMPANDLTMITVGASAARHGLPWWHLLPFVLLTVGLLAIPLLALLLLGRRAAVVLPRVRDWADSHSWLVSEAVIAFFVLITILDLAR, from the coding sequence ATGACCTTCCTGACGCTGCTGCCGTTGGCCGTGGTGATGGTCGCCGGGACCCAACTGGTGGCGGCGGTCTTCTTCGCCTCGTCCGACCGGCCACGGGCCGCCTCCCTGGGCTACCTGGCGGGCGCGGCCATCGTGGTCTGCGGCGGTACGACGGTGGCCTGGCTGGCGGTCCGGCTCTTCAAGATCAGTTTTGGTGGCGGTGACCGGGCTGCCGTCGAGCGGTGGATCGACTGGTTCGTGCTGGCACTGCTGGCCGTGCTGGCGGTGGTCGTGTTCCTGCGCCGGCACACTGGACCACCCGCCTGGATGGGCCGGCTCCAGCATGCCGGCCCCGGGTACGCGTTGAAGGTCGGCCTGCTGCTCTTCCTGGCCATGCCGGCCAACGATCTGACCATGATCACGGTCGGTGCCAGCGCCGCACGGCACGGCCTGCCCTGGTGGCATCTGCTGCCGTTCGTGCTGCTCACCGTGGGGCTACTCGCCATCCCGCTGCTCGCCCTGCTGCTGCTCGGGCGCCGGGCCGCGGTGGTGCTGCCCCGGGTACGGGACTGGGCGGACAGTCACTCCTGGCTGGTCAGCGAGGCCGTCATCGCGTTCTTCGTGCTGATCACGATCCTCGACCTGGCCCGGTGA
- a CDS encoding NAD(P)H-binding protein — translation MRVLVTGAAGTLGGAVLPRLVAEGFEVRATSRRPRSGAGVRWVVADLATGEGVTAAVSGVDAVLHLASSPVRRTHQVDVLGTRRLVGAAAAAGVRHLVYVSIVGVDRVPYRYYRHKLAAEQVVAAGGVPWTVLRATQFPQFLDALVRASGRLGPVIGDRAVVAQPVDPGEVAEQLIELLRTGARDGIVEYGGPEVLRFDEAVRAWRQARGSRRPLLPVRFPGGFGRELRAGGLVTDAQPAGRRTWADYLADTYGRTAAR, via the coding sequence ATGCGGGTACTGGTCACCGGGGCAGCGGGCACGCTGGGCGGGGCGGTGCTGCCCCGACTGGTCGCCGAGGGGTTCGAGGTGCGGGCCACCAGCCGCCGGCCGCGTAGCGGCGCGGGGGTGCGGTGGGTGGTGGCGGACCTGGCCACCGGCGAGGGCGTCACGGCGGCGGTGTCGGGGGTGGACGCGGTGCTGCACCTGGCGTCCTCACCCGTCCGGCGGACCCACCAGGTCGACGTGCTCGGCACCCGCCGGCTGGTCGGCGCGGCGGCGGCAGCCGGCGTACGGCACCTGGTGTATGTCTCGATCGTGGGCGTGGACCGGGTGCCCTACCGGTACTACCGCCACAAGCTGGCCGCCGAGCAGGTCGTGGCGGCGGGCGGGGTGCCGTGGACGGTGTTGCGGGCCACCCAGTTCCCCCAGTTCCTCGACGCGCTGGTGCGGGCCTCCGGCCGGCTCGGCCCGGTGATCGGCGACCGGGCGGTGGTGGCGCAGCCGGTGGACCCGGGCGAGGTGGCGGAGCAACTGATCGAACTGCTCCGCACCGGCGCGCGGGACGGCATCGTGGAGTACGGCGGCCCCGAGGTGCTGCGCTTCGACGAGGCGGTGCGGGCGTGGCGGCAGGCGCGGGGATCCCGTCGGCCGCTGCTGCCGGTCCGGTTCCCCGGTGGGTTCGGGCGGGAGTTGCGCGCGGGTGGCCTGGTCACCGACGCCCAGCCGGCGGGCCGGCGCACCTGGGCCGACTACCTGGCCGACACGTACGGGCGAACGGCCGCAAGATGA
- a CDS encoding YbaK/EbsC family protein, giving the protein MGTLKTEPARARTDLLAPPVAAALAQWPADAPVDVDAVLVAPIDADLADTAAFCVAYEVGLDESANCVVVAGKREGVIRYAACLVLATTRADVNGVARRALDVRKASFAPMADAVELTGMEYGGITPIGLPPEWPILVDARVVATPYVIVGSGVRHSKIALPGAALAALPGARVVEDLARPA; this is encoded by the coding sequence ATGGGAACGTTGAAGACCGAGCCGGCCCGCGCCCGTACCGACCTGTTGGCGCCGCCGGTCGCCGCCGCGCTCGCCCAGTGGCCCGCCGACGCGCCGGTGGACGTCGACGCGGTGCTGGTCGCGCCGATCGACGCCGACCTCGCCGACACGGCGGCGTTCTGCGTCGCGTACGAGGTGGGGCTGGACGAGTCGGCCAACTGCGTGGTGGTCGCCGGCAAGCGCGAAGGGGTGATCCGGTACGCGGCCTGCCTGGTGCTCGCCACCACCCGGGCCGACGTGAACGGGGTGGCCCGGCGGGCCCTGGACGTGCGCAAGGCGAGCTTCGCGCCGATGGCCGACGCGGTGGAGCTGACCGGCATGGAGTACGGCGGCATCACCCCGATCGGGCTGCCGCCGGAGTGGCCGATCCTGGTCGACGCCCGGGTGGTGGCCACGCCGTACGTGATCGTCGGGTCGGGCGTGCGGCACAGCAAGATCGCACTGCCGGGCGCGGCGCTGGCCGCACTGCCCGGCGCGCGAGTGGTGGAGGACCTGGCCAGGCCCGCCTGA
- a CDS encoding DsbA family oxidoreductase, which produces MEIDIYADVVCPWCWIGRRRLEQALASYDGTATVRHRPFQLDPSPVTSPVPLLDALGAKFGGPERARQMATQVTEIGASVGLDLHFERAIAANSFEAHRLINWAAERDRGGETVNALHRAHFTDGVDIGSRETLAGVAAGVGLDGDEARRFLDSDEGVADLTAELTAAQQLGVTSVPTFVLAGKYAVTGAQEPATLLAALAEVDQRESAAG; this is translated from the coding sequence ATGGAGATCGACATCTACGCCGACGTGGTCTGCCCCTGGTGCTGGATCGGCCGTCGCCGGCTGGAGCAGGCCCTCGCGTCGTACGACGGCACGGCGACCGTCCGCCACCGTCCCTTCCAGCTCGACCCGTCGCCGGTGACCTCGCCGGTGCCGCTGCTCGATGCCCTCGGCGCCAAGTTCGGCGGGCCGGAACGGGCCCGGCAGATGGCCACCCAGGTCACCGAGATCGGCGCAAGCGTCGGCCTGGACCTGCACTTCGAGCGGGCGATCGCGGCCAACAGCTTCGAGGCGCACCGGCTGATCAACTGGGCCGCCGAGCGGGATCGTGGTGGCGAGACGGTCAACGCCCTGCACCGCGCCCACTTCACCGACGGCGTCGACATCGGCTCCCGGGAGACGCTCGCCGGGGTGGCCGCCGGTGTCGGGCTCGACGGCGACGAGGCCCGCCGCTTCCTCGACTCCGACGAGGGCGTTGCCGACCTCACCGCCGAGCTGACCGCCGCCCAGCAGCTCGGGGTGACCAGCGTCCCCACCTTCGTGCTCGCCGGCAAGTACGCGGTCACCGGCGCCCAGGAGCCGGCCACCCTGCTCGCCGCCCTCGCCGAGGTCGACCAGCGCGAGTCCGCCGCCGGCTGA
- a CDS encoding SufE family protein — MPEMPSKLAEIVDEFATAPRDVVLEMLLEFSDAVPPLPAGHPGHEGMEQVVECQTPFFLRAEVSPQGTVHTLFDCPPEAPTTRAFAGILAEGLAGASPDQVLAVPDDLYQRMGLAQAISPLRIRGGTAILARLKRQVREQIS, encoded by the coding sequence ATGCCCGAGATGCCGAGCAAGCTGGCCGAGATCGTCGACGAGTTCGCCACCGCGCCGCGCGACGTGGTGCTGGAGATGCTGCTGGAATTCTCCGACGCCGTGCCCCCGCTGCCGGCCGGGCACCCGGGTCACGAGGGCATGGAACAGGTCGTGGAGTGCCAGACGCCGTTCTTCCTGCGCGCCGAGGTGAGCCCGCAGGGCACCGTGCACACGCTGTTCGACTGCCCGCCGGAGGCACCCACCACCCGGGCGTTCGCCGGCATCCTCGCCGAAGGACTGGCCGGCGCCAGCCCGGATCAGGTCCTCGCCGTCCCGGACGACCTGTACCAGCGGATGGGCCTGGCCCAGGCGATCAGCCCGCTGCGGATCCGCGGCGGCACGGCCATCCTCGCCCGGCTCAAGCGGCAGGTCCGGGAACAGATCAGCTGA
- a CDS encoding CBS domain-containing protein: MTGYRVADVMTKQVIYLPAETTLDEAARVMKEADIGDVVVTDGANLAGILTDRDIVVRAVADNADTTATTIGSIITREVVMIEQFSTAGEAASLMRERGIRRILVCDNQRKLVGIVSLGDLAMQLDPTSALSEISEQSPTV; the protein is encoded by the coding sequence ATGACCGGTTACCGGGTCGCTGACGTGATGACCAAACAGGTGATCTACCTGCCGGCGGAGACCACCCTCGACGAGGCGGCCCGGGTGATGAAGGAGGCGGACATCGGCGACGTCGTCGTCACCGACGGCGCCAACCTGGCCGGCATCCTCACCGACCGCGACATCGTGGTACGCGCGGTGGCCGACAACGCCGACACCACCGCCACCACCATCGGCTCGATCATCACCCGGGAGGTCGTGATGATCGAGCAGTTCAGCACCGCCGGGGAGGCCGCGTCGCTGATGCGTGAGCGCGGCATCCGCCGGATCCTGGTCTGCGACAACCAACGCAAGCTGGTCGGCATCGTCTCCCTCGGCGACCTGGCGATGCAGCTCGACCCCACGTCCGCGCTCAGCGAGATCAGCGAACAGTCACCGACGGTGTAA
- a CDS encoding alpha/beta hydrolase, whose protein sequence is MRGVDAGVLSVGYVDAGPPDGPVVLLLHGWPYDIRSFADAAPLLTGAGYRVLAPYARGHGSTRFRSADAVRNGQPAALAVDTLAFLDALGVERATLAGFDWGARTAGIVAALWPERCRGLVAVSGYLIDGQASGRVPLAPAAEHAWWYQYYFATERGREGYARNTRDFAKLIWRTASPRWNFDDATFDRSAVALDNPDHVDIVIHNYRWRLGLADGEPQYAELEERLAGKPPITVPTISLEGDANGAPHLPPEVYAPQFTGPYEHRTISGGVGHNLPQEAPQDFADAVLAVASR, encoded by the coding sequence GTGAGGGGGGTCGATGCCGGGGTGCTCAGCGTCGGGTACGTCGACGCCGGTCCGCCGGACGGGCCGGTGGTGCTACTGCTGCACGGCTGGCCGTACGACATCCGGAGCTTCGCCGACGCCGCACCCCTGCTGACCGGCGCCGGCTACCGGGTGCTCGCGCCGTACGCCCGGGGTCACGGCAGCACCCGGTTCCGGTCGGCCGACGCGGTGCGCAACGGCCAGCCGGCCGCCCTGGCGGTCGACACCCTCGCGTTCCTGGACGCCCTCGGCGTCGAGCGGGCGACGCTGGCCGGGTTCGACTGGGGCGCCAGGACGGCCGGCATCGTGGCCGCGCTCTGGCCCGAGCGCTGTCGGGGTCTGGTCGCGGTGAGCGGCTACCTGATCGACGGCCAGGCGTCGGGGCGGGTGCCGCTGGCCCCGGCGGCCGAACACGCCTGGTGGTACCAGTACTACTTCGCCACCGAACGCGGCCGGGAGGGCTACGCGCGGAACACGCGTGACTTCGCCAAGCTGATCTGGCGGACGGCCTCCCCGAGGTGGAACTTCGACGACGCCACCTTCGATCGCAGCGCGGTGGCGCTCGACAATCCCGACCACGTCGACATCGTGATCCACAACTACCGCTGGCGGTTGGGCCTCGCCGACGGTGAGCCGCAGTACGCGGAGCTGGAGGAGCGGCTGGCCGGCAAACCGCCGATCACCGTGCCGACGATCAGCCTCGAAGGGGACGCCAACGGCGCACCCCACCTACCACCCGAGGTGTACGCCCCACAGTTCACCGGCCCGTACGAGCACCGCACGATCAGCGGTGGCGTGGGGCACAACCTGCCGCAGGAGGCACCGCAGGACTTCGCCGACGCGGTGCTGGCGGTCGCCTCCCGCTGA
- a CDS encoding DUF397 domain-containing protein — protein sequence MVHDLTGATWRKSTRSASGECVEVADNLPGVVGVRDSKDATGPVLTFAPTAWRRFVDHAKLG from the coding sequence GTGGTCCACGATCTGACCGGCGCGACCTGGCGCAAGTCCACCCGCAGCGCCAGCGGCGAGTGCGTCGAGGTGGCCGACAACCTGCCCGGCGTGGTCGGCGTACGCGACAGCAAGGACGCCACCGGCCCGGTGCTCACCTTCGCCCCGACCGCCTGGCGCCGCTTCGTCGACCACGCCAAGCTCGGCTGA
- a CDS encoding helix-turn-helix transcriptional regulator produces MESEPTAELIRAQLRRLRLAADLTQEDFGKQVHFSGSQISAIELGQRPFDRLFLKRADEVLESDGLLLGLLRIAELHGQPGWLRPWLDAERNARQLRCYHPTLIPGLLQTEHYARAVIRADDMLSDDEVERRLAVRMDRQAILTQPDPPILVAVIEEATLRRADESFRGIMTQQIGHLLDCVKRGGVLIHVISAEVSVHVGHAGPLTLARGVEGDWVGHLENHVGGATIDKDEEIATLLARWEGIRSVALPKGQSELLMKEVMESWSTI; encoded by the coding sequence GTGGAATCCGAGCCGACCGCCGAACTGATCCGGGCACAACTGCGCCGGCTGCGGCTGGCCGCCGACCTGACCCAGGAGGACTTCGGCAAGCAGGTGCACTTCTCCGGCTCGCAGATCTCCGCGATCGAGCTGGGGCAGCGCCCGTTCGACCGGCTCTTCCTCAAGCGGGCCGACGAGGTGTTGGAGAGCGACGGCCTGCTGCTGGGGCTGCTGCGCATCGCCGAGTTGCACGGCCAGCCCGGCTGGTTGCGGCCCTGGCTGGACGCCGAGCGCAACGCCCGGCAGTTGCGCTGCTACCACCCGACGCTGATCCCGGGGCTGCTCCAGACCGAGCACTACGCCCGCGCGGTGATCCGCGCCGACGACATGCTCAGCGACGACGAGGTGGAGCGGCGGCTGGCGGTGCGGATGGACCGGCAGGCGATCCTGACCCAGCCGGACCCGCCGATCCTGGTCGCGGTGATCGAGGAGGCCACGCTGCGTCGGGCCGACGAGAGTTTCCGGGGCATCATGACGCAGCAGATCGGTCACCTGCTCGACTGCGTGAAGCGCGGCGGCGTGCTGATCCACGTCATCTCGGCCGAGGTCAGCGTGCACGTCGGCCACGCCGGCCCGCTCACCCTGGCCCGTGGCGTCGAGGGTGACTGGGTGGGGCACCTGGAGAACCATGTCGGTGGTGCGACCATCGACAAGGACGAGGAAATCGCTACGCTGCTGGCGAGGTGGGAGGGCATCCGCAGCGTCGCCCTCCCCAAGGGACAGTCCGAGCTGCTGATGAAGGAAGTGATGGAGTCGTGGTCCACGATCTGA
- a CDS encoding SGNH/GDSL hydrolase family protein, with product MRWRSFVAVGDSFTEGLDDAYPDGSFRGWSDLVATRLAVEAGPDFAYANLAIRGRTFPSVVAEQVPAALAMKPDLISFAAGGNDVLRRSFDPETLVSRFDEVVGQLRSGGADVVLFRFADVMARLPGQRLIAPRVALLNRAVGETAERHGAILVDLYADDTYLNPLLWSTDRLHLSPAGHRRVAAQVLTALGVACDEEWLLVPPTPEPTPWLSARTADLRWVGRHLAPWIRRRLTGRSSGDTRTPKRPTLTPLP from the coding sequence GTGCGCTGGCGCAGTTTCGTCGCGGTCGGGGACAGCTTCACCGAGGGCCTGGACGACGCCTACCCGGACGGCAGCTTCCGGGGCTGGTCGGATCTGGTCGCCACCCGGCTGGCCGTCGAGGCCGGCCCCGACTTCGCGTACGCGAACCTGGCGATCCGGGGTCGGACCTTCCCGAGCGTGGTGGCCGAGCAGGTGCCGGCCGCGCTGGCGATGAAGCCCGACCTGATCAGCTTCGCGGCGGGTGGCAACGACGTGCTGCGCCGCAGCTTCGACCCGGAGACCCTGGTCAGCCGCTTCGACGAGGTGGTCGGCCAGTTGCGGAGCGGGGGCGCCGACGTGGTGCTGTTCCGGTTCGCCGACGTGATGGCGCGGCTGCCCGGGCAGCGGCTGATCGCCCCCCGGGTCGCCCTGCTCAACCGCGCGGTCGGCGAGACCGCCGAGCGGCACGGCGCGATCCTGGTCGACCTGTACGCCGACGACACGTACCTCAACCCGCTGCTCTGGAGCACCGACCGGCTGCACCTGTCGCCGGCCGGGCACCGGCGCGTCGCCGCCCAGGTGCTCACCGCGCTCGGCGTCGCCTGTGACGAGGAGTGGCTGCTCGTGCCGCCGACCCCGGAGCCGACCCCGTGGCTGTCGGCCCGCACGGCCGACCTGCGCTGGGTCGGCCGGCACCTGGCCCCCTGGATCCGGCGCCGCCTCACCGGCCGCTCCTCCGGCGACACCCGCACCCCCAAACGCCCCACCCTTACCCCCCTCCCCTAA